In Pelmatolapia mariae isolate MD_Pm_ZW linkage group LG13, Pm_UMD_F_2, whole genome shotgun sequence, a genomic segment contains:
- the six2a gene encoding homeobox protein SIX2a produces the protein MSMLPTFGFTQEQVACVCEVLQQGGNIERLGRFLWSLPACEHLHKNESVLKAKAVVAFHRGNFRELYKILESHQFSPHNHPKLQQLWLKAHYIEAEKLRGRPLGAVGKYRVRRKFPLPRSIWDGEETSYCFKEKSRSILREWYTHNPYPSPREKRELAEATGLTTTQVSNWFKNRRQRDRAAEAKERENNENSNSNSHNPLTSSINGNKTILGSSDDDKTPSGTPDHTSPSPAQLLGANPGLPSLHGLAPPPGPSAIPVPSGPDSMHHHHSLHHDTILNPMSSNLVDLGS, from the exons ATGTCCATGCTTCCGACGTTTGGTTTTACGCAAGAACAAGTGGCTTGTGTCTGCGAAGTCCTCCAGCAAGGGGGGAACATCGAGCGTCTTGGGCGCTTTCTGTGGTCCCTCCCGGCGTGCGAGCACCTCCACAAAAATGAGAGTGTTCTCAAAGCGAAAGCCGTAGTTGCTTTTCATCGGGGGAACTTCCGAGAGCTCTACAAGATCCTGGAGAGCCACCAGTTTTCGCCGCACAACCACCCgaagctgcagcagctgtggctCAAAGCGCACTACATCGAGGCAGAGAAGCTGAGAGGCCGTCCGCTCGGCGCCGTAGGGAAGTACCGCGTCCGGAGAAAGTTCCCCCTGCCCCGCTCTATCTGGGACGGAGAGGAGACGAGCTATTGCTTCAAAGAGAAGAGCAGGAGTATCCTCCGAGAGTGGTACACCCACAACCCTTATCCATCCCCACGGGAGAAAAGAGAGCTGGCCGAGGCCACGGGACTCACGACCACGCAAGTCAGCAACTGGTTCAAAAACCGACGGCAAAGAGATCGAGCGGCTGAGGCAAAGGAAAG AGAAAACAACGAGAACTCTAACAGCAACAGTCACAACCCATTGACTTCTTCTATTAATGgaaataaaactattttggGGAGCTCGGACGACGATAAAACACCTTCTGGGACTCCGGATCACACGTCTCCGAGTCCGGCTCAGCTCCTCGGCGCAAACCCCGGTTTACCGTCCCTGCATGGCCTTGCGCCCCCGCCGGGACCCAGCGCAATCCCGGTACCCAGCGGCCCAGACTCGATGCACCATCACCACTCATTGCATCATGACACCATACTGAACCCTATGTCTTCTAATCTAGTGGACCTCGGCTCTTAA